From Verrucomicrobiota bacterium:
TAGACCACTTTGTCTCCTTCCGTTCGACACGCCAGATCGCGGTTGAGCTCCACAGACCCGGCAGGAAACATCGGTCATTGAACTTGCGGCATTCACCTATTCACCGCCACCACCCCCATCCTTGAAAGTCGAAAATGTCCCTCTTGGTCTCAATTCCATTCCACTCCACCCAATCTTTCCCCGCATGAGGTCAGGATGTCTGAGGCTGCGAAGGAGGCACGGGACGTCCGATGGGTTTCAATCGTTCCCTCAGCATATCCCCACGCAACAAGTCCCGCTCTTCGGCCGAAAGCTTCTCAGCGTAGCCCTTCTGCAAATGAGCGGGCTGGGTCAAGATAAAGAGCTCGTCGACCAAAGCACGCTCGGCCCCCTGGAACATTCCCAAATCCACTCCGAGGCGGAACAGCGAGAGCAAATTCATGGTTTCCTTGGAGGAAACGCTAAAAGCGTTCGAAAGGATGCCGTAAGCCCGGCCAATGTGGTTGAACACCATCTTCGACCGGTTTTCGAGCAGCGTCACCCGCGCGTTTTCCTCATGCTCGATGAGTTGGAGCAGCACCTTGTTCAATCGCTCGACGATCTCGCGCTCCTCCTCGCCCAAAGTCATCTGGTTGGAAACTTGGAACACATTCCCCAGCGCCTCGGTCCCTTCCCCATAAAGCCCACGCACGGCGAGGCCCAGCTTGTTCACCGCCTGAATGATCGGATTGATCTGCTCGGCCAGCACCAGCGCCGGCAAATGAAGCATCGCGCTGACGCGAATGCCGGTGCCCAGATTCGTGGGACAAGCCGTCAGATAGCCCCAATCGCTGCCAAACGCGTAGTCCACCTTGGTCTCCAGCGCGCTGTCAAACTGGTCGATGGCCGCCCAGGCCTGCTTGATCTGCAATCCCGGCCGCAAAGCCTGCATGCGCAAATGATCCTCCTCGTTGATCATCACGCAAATCGACTCGTCCCGATTCAGCGCCAAACCGCTGCCGGCCCCCTTGGCCGCGTGCTCGCGGCTGATGAGATGACGCTCGACCAGGATCTGCTTGTCCAGCGCGCCCAGGCGGTCCATGGAAGCCGACAACGCTCCGGTCATTTGCGGGAGCCCCTCGACGGCGGGCTGCAGCAGTTCAAGCACGCGCAGCCGGTCCTGCTTCTTCGCATGCGTCGGAAACGCGTACCCATTGACGTTTCGGGCCAGCCGGACACGGCTGGTCATCACGATGCGGTCATAGGGCCCGGTTCGTCGGCAGGACTCGGCGGGCGACACCAGAAACTCTTCCAAGTTCAAACCCATAAACTAAGCCGCGGGCGCGTTCGTGAGAGCGGTCTTCAGCCGCTTGATTTCGTCTCGCAAGACCACCGCCTGCTCAAAGTCTTCTTTGGCCACCGCCGCGTCGAGGCGGGAGGTCAGTTCCTGCAGCTTCTCGCCAAGCTCCCGGCTGTGCTGGCGGGATTGGGGCACTTTGCCAACATGGCGAACTCCCTTGTGCATGGTCTTGAGGAGGGTGGGAAGCTGTTCCTGAAAGGTCTCGTAACACATCGGGCAGCCCAGACGCCCGTTCTTCTTGAATTCGGCATGGGTGTAACCGCACTGCGCGCAGGAAACGTCGCTCGATGCCGAAACCTCCGCCTCTTGAGCGCTCCCCAGCCCAAGCAACAAATCAGCCAGGGAAAATCCCGTGGGGTCATCGGCCCCCTTTTCTTTGGAGCAAGCCTCGCACAGATCCACCTTTTTCGTGACCCCTTCGACAATCTGGGTCAGGTGGACCTTGGCTTCGTTCTTTTTGCAGAAGTCACAAAACATGATTCAATCCATAGCATAACCGGCCAACCCCCGCACTCGAAATACCGCCGCCCGCACGGGAGGACTGGCCCTTAGGAAACGCGCCGTTTCGATCTCTCCGGAAAAATCGGCTCTCCAGACGCCAGGGTCAAGCCGTGGTATCGCTGAACCAAATCGCGAGTCACCGGACCCGGCTTCCCATCACCGATCACACGTCCATCGACTTTGACCACCGGGATAAGCTCGGCGCCGGTCCCGGTGAGAAAACACTCGTCGGCATTAAAGACATCGTAGCGCGTCAAATTGGGTTCCTCGACCGCGATGCCTTTCTCCCGGGCCAACTCGATCACCACCCCGCGGGTGATTCCATACAGCGCCCCAGCCGACAAGGGGGGCGTGAACATGCGGCCCGATTTCACCAAGAATAAATTGTCCCCGGTGCATTCCGCCACATAGCCGTCCGAATTCAACATGATCGCCTCCTCCACCCCCCCGATGTTGGCCTCGATCTTGGCGAGAATGTTGTTCAAATAGTTGAGCGACTTGATGGCCGGATTAACCGCATTGTGCAAATTCCGGGTCGTGGCCACCGTGATGATGTCCATGCCCTTCTCATACAAAGAAGGCGGATAAAGTTGAATCTTCCCCGCGATAATGATCACCGAGGGGTTCTTGCAGCGGTTCGGATTGAGCCCCAGCGTCCCCACCCCGCGCGTCACCACCAGCCGGATGTAGCCCTCCCGCAGGTTGTTCGCGCGGCACGTCGCCACCACCGCATCCATGATCTCCCGGTGCGTCATGGGAATCTCCAGCAAGATCGCCTTCGCTGAATAAAACAGCCGGTCGATGTGCTCCTTGAGTTTGAAGACACGCCCCCCGTAAGCCCGAATCCCCTCGAAGATGCCATCCCCATAGAGCAACCCATGGTCAAACACGGAAATTTTGGCGTCCCGCTCGCGGTAAAGTTTGCCGTCGATAAAAATTTTCATGACACGCGCGCGGAGCCTACCGGAGCGAGCCAAAGCGGTGCAATGGCGGAGTTCCCGGGCCTGGATTTGCCGGTGCATCCAGAGGCGGTCGGTGACTGGGCTGTCTTGGTAACGCAGACAGCCCTGTCTGCTGTTTCGCAGGCTGCCCAGCCTGCGGGGCGACGAAGGGAACCAGGCGCGTGGAGATCATGGAAGGGCCTCGTTCTTCACCCGCCGGGCCGACGGGCAGTCGGCGATACGGCAGGCTGGGCAGCCTGCGCCACACGACAGACAACTTCGGCATGCACGGTGGATTTGCGGTTCGACATTCGAACGCGGCCACGCCATCCCTTGAGGAATGCTCACCACCTCATGGAACCTCAGCCGACCCCACCCGCGAAATCCCAACCCGGGCGGTCTGCTTCTACCCGCCCTGGCCTGCCTGCTCGCCTCACTCCATCCAAACCTCGCCGCTCAATCGGCTGTGGCTCGCGGATTTCCCAACTCCCTCAAACCCGCCCTGTCCTCCATCGAGGCCCACCAAATCCTGGCCCACACCACCGTTCTCGCCTCCGACGAATTCGAGGGACGCGCGCCTGCCTCCCGCGGCGAAGAGCTCACCGTCGCTTATCTCCAAAACGCTTTCGCCAACATGGGGCTCAAACCGGGCCATACGGATGGCACTTTCATCCAGAAGGTTCCCCTCACCAGCACGAAATCGGAAATCCAAGCCCAACTGCATCTTCCCTCCGGCACGGTGGAACTGCAGCGCCCCCAGGATTACGTGGGCTGGTCACCGCGATACGAATCCCAAGTCGAAGTGGCCAAGAGCGAGCTTGTCTTCGTCGGCTACGGCGTCCTGGCTCCAGAGTACCAGTGGGACGACTACAAGGATCAGGACGTTCGGGGCAAGACGCTGGTCATGCTGGTCAACGATCCGGCGATTCCTGATCCCAAAGATCCCGCGAAACTGGATGACCGCCAGTTCAAGGGCCGCGCCATGACCTACTACGGACGCTGGACCTACAAATTCGAGATCGCCCAGACCAAGGGCGCCGCGGCCGCCATCCTCATCCATGAAACCGGCCCCGCCGGTTATCCTTACTTTGTCGTGATCAACAGTTGGAGCCGCGAGACCTTCGACCTCCGCGAACGAACCCAGCAGCCGATCGCCGTGGCTTCCTGGATGAGCCTGGAACGAGCTCGCTCGATGCTGGCCGCTTGTGGAGAAGATTTTGAAGCGCTCAAGCGCAAAGCCGTCCGGCGGGATTTTAAACCCGTCCCGCTTGGAGCCCAAGTCACTTTCAAAGTACGCAACACATTCAGGCAAGTGGAGTCTCAAAATGTCCTGGCCCGCCTCGAAGGCAGCGATCCCAAATTGAAGCAGGCGCACGTCATCTACACTTCACACTGGGATCATCTGGGCCAGGATCCCAAACTGTCTGGGGACACCATTTTCAACGGAGCGGCCGACAATGCTGTCGGCACCGCTTGTTTGCTCGAAATGGCGGAAGCCTTCACGCGGTTGAAAACGCCACCGAAACGATCGATCCTTTTCCTGGCGGTCACGGCTGAAGAGCAAGGCCTGCTGGGCTCGAAACACTACGCCTCCCACCCGGTCTATCCCTTGTCGCGAACGTTGGCCAATATCAACCTTGACGGCGCCAACACCTGGGGACGCACGGCCGACCTGGCCATCATCGGATTTGGAAATTCAACCCTGGACGATCTCGTCATCGCCGGAGCCCGGTTTCAAAATCGCGATGTGCGCCCGGAACCCACGCCGGAAAAAGGTTATTTCTACCGGTCCGACCATTTTGAATTCGCCAAAGTCGGAGTGCCCGCGCTCTACCTGGACAAAGAGGCCGTTGTTTATCTGGACCACCCCGGCGACTACGGCCGCCAAAAGCGGGAGGCTTACATCGAGAAAGATTACCACAAAGTCTCCGACCATGTGAGACCCGACTGGGATTTGACCGGTGCGGTGGAGGACGCGCAGTTGCTCACCTATGTCGGCTGGCGC
This genomic window contains:
- a CDS encoding protein arginine kinase; this encodes MNLEEFLVSPAESCRRTGPYDRIVMTSRVRLARNVNGYAFPTHAKKQDRLRVLELLQPAVEGLPQMTGALSASMDRLGALDKQILVERHLISREHAAKGAGSGLALNRDESICVMINEEDHLRMQALRPGLQIKQAWAAIDQFDSALETKVDYAFGSDWGYLTACPTNLGTGIRVSAMLHLPALVLAEQINPIIQAVNKLGLAVRGLYGEGTEALGNVFQVSNQMTLGEEEREIVERLNKVLLQLIEHEENARVTLLENRSKMVFNHIGRAYGILSNAFSVSSKETMNLLSLFRLGVDLGMFQGAERALVDELFILTQPAHLQKGYAEKLSAEERDLLRGDMLRERLKPIGRPVPPSQPQTS
- a CDS encoding excinuclease ABC subunit B yields the protein MFCDFCKKNEAKVHLTQIVEGVTKKVDLCEACSKEKGADDPTGFSLADLLLGLGSAQEAEVSASSDVSCAQCGYTHAEFKKNGRLGCPMCYETFQEQLPTLLKTMHKGVRHVGKVPQSRQHSRELGEKLQELTSRLDAAVAKEDFEQAVVLRDEIKRLKTALTNAPAA
- the ilvE gene encoding branched-chain-amino-acid transaminase — encoded protein: MKIFIDGKLYRERDAKISVFDHGLLYGDGIFEGIRAYGGRVFKLKEHIDRLFYSAKAILLEIPMTHREIMDAVVATCRANNLREGYIRLVVTRGVGTLGLNPNRCKNPSVIIIAGKIQLYPPSLYEKGMDIITVATTRNLHNAVNPAIKSLNYLNNILAKIEANIGGVEEAIMLNSDGYVAECTGDNLFLVKSGRMFTPPLSAGALYGITRGVVIELAREKGIAVEEPNLTRYDVFNADECFLTGTGAELIPVVKVDGRVIGDGKPGPVTRDLVQRYHGLTLASGEPIFPERSKRRVS
- a CDS encoding M28 family peptidase, coding for MLTTSWNLSRPHPRNPNPGGLLLPALACLLASLHPNLAAQSAVARGFPNSLKPALSSIEAHQILAHTTVLASDEFEGRAPASRGEELTVAYLQNAFANMGLKPGHTDGTFIQKVPLTSTKSEIQAQLHLPSGTVELQRPQDYVGWSPRYESQVEVAKSELVFVGYGVLAPEYQWDDYKDQDVRGKTLVMLVNDPAIPDPKDPAKLDDRQFKGRAMTYYGRWTYKFEIAQTKGAAAAILIHETGPAGYPYFVVINSWSRETFDLRERTQQPIAVASWMSLERARSMLAACGEDFEALKRKAVRRDFKPVPLGAQVTFKVRNTFRQVESQNVLARLEGSDPKLKQAHVIYTSHWDHLGQDPKLSGDTIFNGAADNAVGTACLLEMAEAFTRLKTPPKRSILFLAVTAEEQGLLGSKHYASHPVYPLSRTLANINLDGANTWGRTADLAIIGFGNSTLDDLVIAGARFQNRDVRPEPTPEKGYFYRSDHFEFAKVGVPALYLDKEAVVYLDHPGDYGRQKREAYIEKDYHKVSDHVRPDWDLTGAVEDAQLLTYVGWRVAQGSEYPRWKPGTEFKARREAMLRSSTGR